GTTGCCCTTCCCGGTTCGTGTCGCGCCGGCATCGGCGGCTCGATTGCGGCAAGTCCGAACGTTTCGCCCAAGCGATATCAGCAGGGGATGAACTTCACAAGTCCCTGCAATCAAAATATTGCGGATGGTTGGAGAAAATCACTCCCCGAAGACGGGAAAGCATTGTCTCGGCTGGCGCGGCTTCCGGAGAACCATCGCACGGCAAAAACGAAAAGCCGGCCGCGCAGTGCGCGGCCGGCCATGGATATATCACTCGGGAGTGAGGCTTAGGCCAGCTTGTTGACCGCGACGCTCAGGCGGGAAACCTTGCGGCCCGCGGCACGCCAATGCAGGACCTTCTTGCCCGCGGCCTTGTCCAGGACGGAGGTGGCGTCGACCAGAGCGGCCTGGGCCTTCTCCTTGTCTCCGGCGGCCAGCGCCTCGCGCACGGCCTTCACGGCGTTCTTCACACGGGTCTTCATGGCCCGATTGCGGGCATTGCGGATCAGGCTCTGCTTGTGCCTCTTGAGCGCGGACTTGTGATTGGCCAACTTTGCTTCTCCCTTATGTTCTCTTGAAGTGGTTCGTTTCCTTGGTGCGCACTGCGTGCGGAAAAGGTGCCGTTACACCCTGCTCCTGGCGTTGTCAACTCCTCTCCTCTCCTGTGCCCGATAAAAACGGGCCTGCCGTGCGCCCATCCTACACCTGGAGCGCGGCGAAGTCGGCCAGCCTGCCGAGCATGACGGTCAGGGCCTGGAGCAGGTTCAGCCGGTTCAGCCGCAGCGCCTGATCATCGCACATGACCATGACGTTGTCGAAGAATGCGTCCACAGCGGGCCTGAGCTCGCCGAGCAGGCCGAAGAGCGCGGTGAAGTCGTCCGCCTGCCGCATGGCTTCGAAACGCGGAGCGGCCGCTTCCAGGGCCGCGGCAAGACCGCGCTCGGCGTCGCCCTCGAAGAGGTCGGCCGAGTACGCTCCGGTCAGCTCCTGGCCTGCCTCGGAGCCCTGCTTGCGGATGATGTTGGACGCCCGCTTGAAGGTCAGCACGGCCTCGGAGAAGCCCTCGGAGCGGCTGAAGACCGCCAGGGCCTCGAGCCGCGCGCCCAAGCTCCAGATGTCCGCGAAGCCCGCGCCGAGCGCGGCCTCGACCACCAGGGTCTCGTGCCCCTTGCCCGTGAACCAGGCCTTCAGGCGCTGGCCGAAGAAGTCCTTGAGCTTGGCCTTGGCCTCGGGCAGGGGCAGCTTCCACTGCACGTTCTCGTACCCGGCGAAGCCGAGGCCGATCAGATCGTCGAGATCCAGGCGCAGGGCGTGGTCGAGCACGATGCGGCAGATGCCCAGCGCCTGTCTGCGCAGGGCGTACTGGTCGGCTCCGCCCGTGGGGATCATGTTCAGGCCGAAGCAGCCGCAGAGCGTGTCCAGCTTGTCGGCCACGGACAGGAGCGCGCCGGACAGGCTCGGGGGCACCGGCGAGTCGGGCCCCGCGGGCAGGTACTGCTCGTAGACCGCGCTCGCCACGGCCTCGGACATGCCCTTGCGGCGGGCGTAGATGCCGCCCATGATGCCCTGCAGGCTGTCGAACTCGTAGACCATCTCGGAGACGAGGTCGGCCTTGGCCAGGCGGCCCGCCTGGGAAAGGTCGAGCAGCAGCTCGGGCTGCACGCGCTCGGCGAGGCGGCCGCACAGCGCCTCG
Above is a genomic segment from Desulfovibrio sp. X2 containing:
- the rpsT gene encoding 30S ribosomal protein S20, whose protein sequence is MANHKSALKRHKQSLIRNARNRAMKTRVKNAVKAVREALAAGDKEKAQAALVDATSVLDKAAGKKVLHWRAAGRKVSRLSVAVNKLA